A genomic region of Palaemon carinicauda isolate YSFRI2023 chromosome 22, ASM3689809v2, whole genome shotgun sequence contains the following coding sequences:
- the LOC137615819 gene encoding uncharacterized protein produces the protein MDQESHKTKTLGVQWYLATDELGVRAELVSVPRTKRDLVSAIASIYDPLGILAPVLIEGRVIMQDLCQLKITWDMELDSDTTDCIKAWAKKLSQTSGISIPRSLKVIPWESATLVQLHLFSDASIMALGVVAYLRVSDPWGNVSCRFIMGKARVAPLKHVSVPRLELSAAVLAVRLGSTILTMIDFRVYGVYYWTDSTTVMRYIKNDQARYQTFVANRVSMIREGSDQKEWRYVNSEWNPADDATRSKQSERWRKGPEFLLKEECFWPNEPAQMSDGVEGLEVNREIEPTGTIGYQI, from the coding sequence ATGGATCAAGAGTCACATAAGACAAAGACTTTGGGAGTACAGTGGTacttggccactgatgaattgggtgtccgGGCAGAGCTAGTTTCAGTTCCAAGGACTAAGCGTGACTTGGTGTCAGCTATAGCCTCGATTTATGACCCACTCGGTatattggcgccagttttaatcgagggtagggtcatcatgcaggacctctgccAATTAAAGATAACCTGGGACATGGAATTGGACTCTGACACTACAGACTGCATCAAGGCATGGGCCAAGAAGCTGAGCCAGACCAGCGGGATAAGTATACCaagaagcctgaaggttattccatgggaatcagccaccctagtacagttgcatttgttctcagatgcaagcaTCATGGCTTTaggagtagtggcatacttgcgggtctcggatccgtggggaaatgtatcttgcagattcatcatgggaaaggcaagggtagcaccaTTGAAGCATGTTTCAGTGCCCCGCCTAGAGCTTAGTGCAGCGGTACTGGCCGTAAGACTCGGAAGCActattctgaccatgatagatttcagggtatatggggtctattattggaccgACTCAACAACCGTCATGCGATATATTAAGAATGATCAAgccagataccagacatttgtggcaAATCGTGTGtctatgataagggagggcagcgatcagaaagagtggaggtatgttaactctgagtggaacccagcagacgatgcaacacgttccaagcagtcTGAAAGGTGGAGAAAAGGGCCGGAGTTTCTGTTAAAAGAGGAGTGTTTCTGGCCAAATgagccagctcaaatgtcagatggtgtggaAGGATTAGAAGTTAACCGTGAGATAGAACCAACAGGAACTATAGGCTACCAAATATAG
- the LOC137615818 gene encoding uncharacterized protein, producing MLVESYNREYDDVASNRREMSAEDRKWLEIIEKGVRTVGGSYEVPLPLCDNHGPLPETRDIGLRRMHSLRKKLVKDGNYSKQYSAFITEMQQKGYAEQVTTATPGNVWYSIFLYFGVQHPDKPDKVRVVFDCASKVQVPEHQRDYLRFFWRENSLEEELREWRVAVHQFGACSSPSIANFVLKQTASDFGNEFSEGARFKVANNFYVDDCLRAEDSKDALLVNLLEVKELCKKGDLH from the exons ATGCTGGTTGAAAGTTATAATCGCgagtatgacgatgttgcatctaacagaagggaaatgtctgcagaggacaggaaatggctagagataatagagaaaggggttagaactgtaggaggaagttacgaggtgccattgcctctgtGTGACAATCATGGACCcttgccagaaacaagggacatcggattgcgccgtatgcacagccttcgtaagaagctagtgaaggatggtaactactccaagcagtatagtgccttcataacagagatgcaacagaaaggctatgctgagcAAGTGACCACAGCCACCCCGGGAAATGTGTGGTACAGTATATTCCTCTATTTTGGTGTGCAGcatccagacaagccagacaaggtccgtgttgtatttgactgtgcaagcaag GTACAggtaccagagcatcagcgggACTACCTCAGGTTCTTTTGGCGGGAAAATAGTCTTGAAGAGGAACTCAGAGAGTGGAGAGTGGCAGTCCACCAGTTCGGGGCCTGTTCTTCTCCAAGCATTGCAAACTTCGTGCTGAAACAGACAGCAAGcgactttgggaatgaattttcaGAGGGAGCACGGTTCAAAGTTGCCAACAACTTTTATGTAGATGACTGTTTGAGAGCCGAGGATAGCAAAGATGCACTGTTGGTCAATTTGTTAGAGGTTAAGGAGCTCTGCAAAAAAGGGGATTTACATTGA